The following nucleotide sequence is from Vanrija pseudolonga chromosome 4, complete sequence.
CAGCGTAGGAATATGGCACGTTGTAGCTGTTGCCGTAGTGTATCTGCTGTATGGGTATGtgcgggtggtgggtgtggcagTTGGGAGCGAGCAGGTCGCAGGGAAGGGAAGCAGCACAAGGCGCCGCCCATGTCTCGGGCAACAACATCGACACGACTTCCAGACACTGTTCGTCCACAGCCATCCCACATCCCACCGCTCACATGCACGCATCGCACCGTGACGTCAGTAACTTCTGATGGTCGAGTCGTTTCGGTTTCCAAGTGTCAAAGCAAGGATGTCTGTTCGATTCGCTGAGTTCGGCCCGCCCGGACCCAGTCGCGCCGTCTGATTCGCCAGGGCTTCTTGGTTTAGTGGCAGAATTGCCGCTTCGGGTTGAACAGATCCCCCGCAAGTGCGGTAGACCCGGGTTCGATTCCCGGAGAAGCCCAGTCTTTTGTGGGTTGTATAGTCTTTTGCCTCCGCGACCAGCTGGCTGGATAAAATCCTAAAAACCCGCCTTGGATATTCACCCGCCTGCAGACTCCGGCTGGCTGACGGACTCACCCTCGACCATTCGCTGTGAGCTCCGACAACGGCAGGACATCGAGGTCATCactgcttgcttgctcgtTGCACGCACACAGCACACCACTCATCGACGTGAGCCGGCCGAACGTGATCCAAGGCACCGACTAACGCCCACAGCAACATGTCTGGCTTCCACGGTTTCCGGCAGTGCGtatgcgcgcggcggagcgagctgcgtcgggaccagctcgacctcgacctcgactaGTCCCGACGCAGCTCACTCCCTCGCCCACTCGCGCCTTCGGCGCTCGTGCGCTCGTACGCTCGCTGACTCCGTCCCAGGGACATGCCCCCACCCGGCGGGTACGAGACGCTCAAGTACAAGCGTAACCTGCCCGTCCGTGGCCCGGGCGGCATCGCGCTGTTCGGCGGCTGTGCGCTCATCTGCGCGCTTGGTTtctggcgcctcggcgaggccaacctcgagaagcggtgagtgcgagcgtcgagcgcgcgcgcgcgcgcgacggagCGGTGCCATGGCGTTGTGGGATCGCGAGctggcaacgacgacgacagcgacatTGCAAGCCTCGTGCCCCCGCCGTACCCGCGGCCTGCTACGCAGCCCGCGACacaccgctgacacgccgcagcgagctcgcccgcgaAAAGGCCTGGTCGCGCATCTACCTCGTCcccgccatcctcgccgagcaggacCGCGACTCGCACCGCAGGTCACTGGCCGCCCTGgcgcgcgagaaggagatTATGAACGATGTGCCGGGCTGGGAGGTGAGtagcgcgcagcgcgagggcAGAAGaggaggcagcagcagcagcgagtaGCGTCCTGTCGCAGCCCCTGCTGTGCTCTTGCtgtcctcgcccgccgtgCGCGCAACAAGAACCAGAACAATACTGACCCCTCCCCCAGGCCGGCCAGTCGGTCTATAACACCAAGCGCTACACGCCCAGCACCATTGTCGTCCTCTAAGCTAGAGCTGGGCCAAACCAAATGTATAGCATTGCACGGGCGGTGGGGTGAGGTGGGGCGCTGAACGCGACGGGTTGGACGTAGCCGAATGCCGACTGACCATGAGCGACTAACCACACAAGCCAGCCAAAGCGCAACATATGCAACTACGTAGTATACAGACTCAGACTCCACCACCTACGCCTCCGCCGCagtcttcttcttcttgcggCGCTTCTTCTTTCCCTCGCcgtctgctgctgcggccgccgctccaGCAGACTCTACTGGtggctcctgctcctcgcgcttaCGCTTGCCAGCCACAGCGGCCAGCAAGcccgccgtctcggcctGCTCTCCGCCcgcgtcggcagcctcggcagccttgcgctGGCGCTCCTTCTTCCCTGCGCGCTTCTTGGGCTCGgagcgcacgccgagcgcgatcgTGTTCGCCCCGCGGCCGGGCACGAAcatgcccttcttcttcgacTCGGCGGGCATGTCGTCGCCCCACTTGCGCGACCCGACGCGGTCCTTGAGATCacgcaggcggcggccgaaCCCGCGTCcctggaggccgaggccgccgcgccggtaCGGCGCATAGTGCTTGACGCTGATGAGCGcgttgagctcctcgtcggtggccaTGAGAATCTCGGCTGGCGTCAGGCCGTACGAGACAGGCGCAGACTTGGTGTACTTGAACCGCGTCTTGATgccgcccacctcgtcctcgtggTCCAGCTCGCGGTATTCGGTCATGGCCGCCTTGACCTTTGCTGCCTTCTCGGCGACCGTGAGaccctcgacggcctcggcgtcggcggcatcctcctcctccttgcccttgcccttcttgcccttctt
It contains:
- the SPAC328.05_1 gene encoding NADH dehydrogenase [ubiquinone] 1 alpha subcomplex subunit 13, with the translated sequence MGMCGWWVWQLGASRSQGREAAQGAAHVSGNNIDTTSRHCSSTAIPHPTAHMHASHRDGFLVYNMSGFHGFRQDMPPPGGYETLKYKRNLPVRGPGGIALFGGCALICALGFWRLGEANLEKRELAREKAWSRIYLVPAILAEQDRDSHRRSLAALAREKEIMNDVPGWEAGQSVYNTKRYTPSTIVVL